The sequence TTCACGCTGTGCCGCTGGACGCGCCACTTCTCCAGTGGCGCCGCGCGCGAGCGCGAGCACCTCGGTGCGTACCTGCGGCGCGTGCTGGAACGGCCTGCGGTGCGCCGCGCATTGGCCAACGAGGGGCTGACCGAGCCCTTCGTGTGATCGATCAACGTCCCGACGAGCGCACCAGGTAACGCTTGCGCCAGAACAGCACGCCCAGCACCGCGGCGGTCAGAACCATGGAGCCGATGGCCCACCAGAAACCGGTCTGCTGGTGCAGCAGCGGAATGAACTGGAAGTTCATGCCGAAAATGCCGGCGATCAGGTTCAGCGGCAGGAAGATGGCGGTGAGTGCCGTGAGCGTGCGCATGATGTCGTTGGTGCGGTTGCTCTGGGCCGAGAAGTGCATCTGCACCGCGGTCTCCGCGTTTTGCTCCAGCCGGCGCACATGGTGCACCACGCGCTCGATGTGTTCGAGCACGTCGCGCGAGCGCACCTTGAGCAGCTCCAGGCCGCGCAGGCCGCCGTTGTGTTCGGTGGGCTCCCAGGTGGCCAGCGCCTCGATCCAGTCCTGAACGGCCGAACGCTGGTCTTCACAGATCTCGTCGAGCTGGTGCAGCGAGATGCGCGCGTCCAGCAACGAACCCCAGTTGCTGAAGCGCGCCTTGGGGTGCAGCAGCTCGGCCTGCCAGTGGTCGAGCTGGCGCGTGAGTTCGCGTCGCAACTCCAGGTAGCCGTCCACCATCTGGTTGACGATGCGCAACATCAGGTCGGCCGGGCTGGGTGGCAGGTGCACGCCGGCCGCGCGGGAAGCGGCGGTGGAGGCCGCCAGCAGACGCGACGCGTATTGGTCGAGCACCAGGCAGCCGGCCGGGTGCACGGTCAGCAGCACGCGGTCGAACACCGCGAATCCCACCGGGTTGGTGTCGATGCGCCGCAAAACCGGCGGGCCGCTGCGTTTGGGGGCCTGTGTGAGCACGGCGCCGGGGCGGGACAGATCGGTTTCGCTGTGGCCAGCGGCCAGTCGGCGAAACACCAGAATGTCGTACTGCGAGGTGTAGTCGTAGTGCGATGGCAACTGGTTGTTGAGCAGGTCCGAGAGGTGCAGGTCCACCAGCGTCATGCCGCACAACACCTGCAGCGTGGACTGCACCGCGCCTTGT is a genomic window of Hydrogenophaga sp. RAC07 containing:
- a CDS encoding magnesium transporter CorA family protein; protein product: MRVFHIQPGSVSESASLPMVLPDKGYVWIACGRREFELEQGAVQSTLQVLCGMTLVDLHLSDLLNNQLPSHYDYTSQYDILVFRRLAAGHSETDLSRPGAVLTQAPKRSGPPVLRRIDTNPVGFAVFDRVLLTVHPAGCLVLDQYASRLLAASTAASRAAGVHLPPSPADLMLRIVNQMVDGYLELRRELTRQLDHWQAELLHPKARFSNWGSLLDARISLHQLDEICEDQRSAVQDWIEALATWEPTEHNGGLRGLELLKVRSRDVLEHIERVVHHVRRLEQNAETAVQMHFSAQSNRTNDIMRTLTALTAIFLPLNLIAGIFGMNFQFIPLLHQQTGFWWAIGSMVLTAAVLGVLFWRKRYLVRSSGR